A genomic window from Gossypium hirsutum isolate 1008001.06 chromosome D12, Gossypium_hirsutum_v2.1, whole genome shotgun sequence includes:
- the LOC121224535 gene encoding uncharacterized protein produces the protein MGVVKFDEATKAENPLPNYTHSGINMMGEDRKIKADIADVKTPLRWVWKEMVKRGLITSEESCEKRRNYCEFHCEMGHEIQECTELRAMVQGMMDNKEMEFCEGIQKESHVCTSELALGVPKANHPVVIISRPKNSEAGARVAPKVIIQKPTVFTYKDNRRVPWNYNCNVTIPGKEDVINKEDHDEGGHHEQMKARVKPIQEETSVEKRKNVVEPELLVNEPIKEEEAREFLKFIKYSEYNVVEQLYKQPARISVLALLLNSEGHRNALLNVLNETYVADDISINKLDRLVGNINADNFISFSDDEIPPRGMGSTRALHITARCKGCILLGVLVDNGSALNVLPLSTLNMLPVDSSHMKSCAVPSSLHQKLKLVSEGRVVTIDAEEDIIASVTNDAPYLETSDDAIECSFRSLEFVNVSFIREGNKIPMPRISRTTNMGYKPDSKQKRIEQEKKQVRRRARLTGDEVKWEPMTFPHLSKTFVSGGFVYPGMLGVRSINTELGSVHAVYEEATRGRTLPDIRPYESERELNNWTAEEIPVVFRISSESHDINDANVTLTNLESPFERNMCLEGSHDFEDNEDCGLSPNLLKMVERVEKQILPHRESIEIVSLEEGKGENQIGYLCKDKTIPHRITPRVQGRISMVIPGYAGVEY, from the exons ATGGGTGTCGTTAAATTTGATGAAGCCACCAAAGCAGAAAATCCATTACCAAACTATACTCACAGTGGAATAAATATGATGGGCGAGGACAGAAAAATTAAGGCAGACATTGCGGACGTGAAGACTCCTTTGAGATGGGTCTGGAAAGAGATGGTGAAAAGGGGGCTAATTACTTCAGAAGAAAGCTGTGAGAAGAggaggaactactgtgagttccactgTGAAatggggcatgaaatccaagagtgtACGGAGTTAAGAGCCATGGTACAGGgtatgatggataataaggagatggaATTTTGTGAAGGAATTCAAAAGGAGAGTCATGTATGTACGTCAGAGTTGGCATTGGGAGTTCCAAAAGCTAACCATCCTGTGGTCATCATCTCACGACCTAAGAATAGTGAGGCTGGAGCGCGAGTAGCACCAAAGGTTATCATTCAAAAACCGACCGTGTTTACTTACAAGGATAACAGGAGGGTTCCTTGGAATTATAATTGTAATGTGACAATCCCAGGGAAGGAGGACGTAATTAATAAAGAGGACCATGATGAAGGAGGGCACCACGAACAGATGAAAGCACGAGTAAAGCCAATACAAGAAGAAACTTCAGTTGAAAAGAGGAAGAATGTGGTTGAACCCGAATTATTGGTCAATGAACCAATCAAAGAGGAGGAAGCTAGAGAGTTCTTGAAGTTCATAAAGTATAGCGAGTATAACGTTGTGGAACAGCTGTAcaaacaaccagctcgcatatcTGTGCTAGCTTTACTCCTGAACTCGGAGGGACATCGAAATGCACTactgaatgtgctaaatgaaacttatgtggcCGACGATATCTCTATTAACAAGTTGGATCGACTGGTCGGTAATATAAACGCGGATAACTTTATTTCTTTCagtgatgacgaaataccacctAGGGGTATGGGATCTACTAGAGCTTTACACATCACTGCAAGGTGTAAAGGGTGCATATTACTTGGAGTTCTGGTAGACAATGGATCGGCATTAAATGTATTGCCCCTATCCACGCTCAACATGTTACCTGTGGATAGTTCGCATATGAAGTCGT GTGCGGTACCGTCATCGTTACATCAAAAACTGAAGCTGGTGTCAGAAGGCAGGGTTGTGACGATAGATGCTGAAGAAGATATTATTGCATCTGTGACCAACGATGCGCCTTATCTGGAAACGAGCGATGATGCAATCGAATGCTCTTTCCGTTCCTTAGAGTTCGTAAATGTATCATTCATCCGTGAGGGGAACAAGATCCCGATGCCGAGAATATCAAGGACCACAAATATGG GTTATAAGCCAGATTCTAAGCAGAAGAGGATAGAGCAGGAAAAGAAGCAAGTGAGGAGAAGGGCTCGCTTGACAGGTGATGAAGTCAAATGGGAACCCATGACCTTTCCTCACCTATCCAAGACTTTTGTATCGGGAGGATTTGTCTATCCAGGAATGCTAGGGGTCAGAAGTATTAACACGGAGCTAGGGAGTGTTCATGCTGTGTATGAAGAAGCGACGCGAGGAAGAACTTTGCCAGATATTCGTCCTTACGAGTCGGAAAGGGAGCTAaacaactggactgcagaagaaataccTGTAGTTTTTAGGATTTCCTCAGA GTCCCACGATATCAATGATGCGAACGTCACTCTTACAAATTTAGAGTCTCCTTTTGAacgaaacatgtgtttagagggatcgcatGATTTTGAAGACAACGAAGACTGTGGTTTGTCTCCTAACTTGTTGAAGATGGTAGAAAGGGTCGAgaagcaaatcctacctcacagggaatcaatagaaattgtgagcttagaggAAGGTAAAGGTGAAAATCAGATCGGATATCTCTGCAAAGACAAGACAATACCTCATCGAAttactccgagagttcaaggacGTATTTCCATGGTTATACCAGGATATGCCGGGGTTGAGTACTGA